The Pseudomonas fluorescens genome includes a window with the following:
- a CDS encoding tryptophan--tRNA ligase — protein sequence MTTRTRILTGITTTGTPHLGNYAGAIRPAILASRDSNADSFYFLADYHALIKCDDPLRIQRSRLEIAATWLAGGLDVDRVTFYRQSDIPEIPELTWLLTCVAAKGLLNRAHAYKASVDKNVEAGEDPDAGITMGLYSYPVLMAADILMFNAHKVPVGRDQIQHVEMARDIGQRFNHLFGQGKEFFTMPEALIEESVATLPGLDGRKMSKSYDNTIPLFSSAKDMKDAISRIVTDSRAPGEAKDPDNSHLFTLFQAFATAEQSAEFRNELLQGLGWGEAKNRLFQLLDSELGEARERYHQFIERPSDLEDILQLGAKKARAVATPFLNELREAVGLRSFVSQVQVAASTKKKAAKTARFVSFREDDGSFRFRLLSADGEQLLLSNHFADGKTAGQVTKQLQSGQPLDVRSDDLGFSVWLDGECVANSPAFADSAARDAAVDALRVALTPAQD from the coding sequence ATGACGACGCGTACCCGTATTCTGACCGGCATCACCACCACCGGCACCCCACACCTGGGCAACTATGCCGGCGCCATCCGTCCGGCGATCCTCGCCAGCCGAGACAGCAACGCCGATTCGTTCTACTTCCTGGCTGACTACCACGCCCTGATCAAGTGCGATGACCCGCTGCGTATCCAGCGTTCGCGCCTGGAAATCGCCGCTACGTGGCTGGCCGGTGGCCTGGATGTGGACCGCGTGACGTTCTATCGCCAGTCCGATATTCCCGAGATTCCGGAGCTGACCTGGCTGCTGACCTGTGTCGCCGCCAAGGGCTTGCTCAACCGTGCCCACGCCTACAAGGCGTCGGTGGACAAGAACGTCGAGGCCGGCGAAGACCCGGACGCTGGCATCACCATGGGGCTGTACAGCTACCCGGTGTTGATGGCCGCCGACATCCTGATGTTCAACGCCCACAAGGTGCCGGTCGGTCGCGACCAGATCCAGCACGTGGAAATGGCCCGCGACATCGGCCAGCGCTTCAACCACCTGTTCGGCCAGGGCAAGGAGTTCTTCACCATGCCCGAGGCGCTGATCGAAGAAAGCGTCGCCACGCTGCCGGGCCTCGATGGCCGCAAGATGTCCAAGAGCTACGACAACACTATCCCGTTGTTCAGCAGCGCCAAGGACATGAAGGACGCGATCTCGCGGATCGTCACCGACTCGCGTGCCCCGGGCGAAGCCAAGGATCCGGACAATTCGCATCTGTTCACCCTGTTCCAGGCTTTCGCCACTGCCGAACAGTCCGCCGAGTTCCGCAACGAACTGCTGCAGGGCCTGGGTTGGGGCGAAGCCAAGAACCGCCTGTTCCAGTTGCTCGACAGCGAGCTGGGTGAAGCGCGCGAGCGCTATCACCAGTTCATCGAGCGCCCATCGGACCTTGAAGACATCCTGCAACTGGGCGCGAAAAAAGCCCGGGCCGTGGCAACGCCGTTCCTCAACGAACTGCGCGAGGCCGTTGGCCTGCGTTCGTTTGTCAGCCAGGTCCAGGTGGCCGCCAGCACCAAGAAGAAAGCCGCCAAGACAGCACGCTTCGTCAGTTTTCGCGAAGACGACGGCAGTTTCCGCTTCCGACTGCTGTCCGCCGACGGCGAGCAACTGTTGCTGTCGAACCATTTTGCCGACGGCAAGACCGCGGGGCAGGTGACCAAGCAATTGCAGTCCGGCCAGCCCTTGGATGTACGCAGCGACGACCTGGGTTTCAGCGTCTGGCTCGACGGCGAGTGCGTGGCGAATAGCCCGGCTTTTGCTGACAGCGCCGCGCGGGATGCCGCCGTCGATGCGCTGCGTGTTGCCTTGACGCCTGCCCAGGACTGA
- the zapE gene encoding cell division protein ZapE, translating into MTPLERYQADLKRPEFFHDAAQETAVRHLQRLYDDLVAASNNKPGLLGKLFGKKDQAPVKGLYFWGGVGRGKTYLVDTFFEALPFKEKTRTHFHRFMKRVHEEMKTLGGEKNPLTIIAKRFSDETRVICFDEFFVSDITDAMILGTLMEELFKNGVTLVATSNIVPDGLYKDGLQRARFLPAIALIKEHTEIVNVDSGVDYRLRHLEQAELFHFPLDAAAQESLRKSFRALTPECTQAVENDVLVIENREIRAVRTCDDVAWFDFRELCDGPRSQNDYIELGKIFHAVLLSNVEQMSVTTDDIARRFINMVDEFYDRNVKLIISAEVELKDLYTGGRLTFEFQRTLSRLLEMQSHEFLARAHKP; encoded by the coding sequence ATGACGCCCCTAGAACGATATCAAGCTGATCTGAAACGCCCGGAGTTCTTCCACGACGCAGCCCAGGAAACGGCGGTGCGGCATTTGCAGCGCCTGTACGACGACCTGGTCGCGGCCTCGAACAACAAGCCGGGTCTGTTGGGCAAACTGTTCGGCAAAAAAGACCAGGCACCGGTCAAGGGCCTGTATTTCTGGGGCGGCGTGGGCCGTGGCAAGACCTACCTGGTGGACACCTTCTTCGAAGCGCTGCCGTTCAAGGAAAAGACACGCACGCACTTCCACCGCTTCATGAAGCGCGTGCACGAGGAAATGAAGACCCTGGGCGGCGAGAAGAACCCGCTGACCATCATCGCCAAGCGGTTTTCCGACGAGACCCGGGTGATCTGCTTCGATGAATTCTTCGTTTCCGACATCACCGACGCCATGATCCTCGGCACCTTGATGGAAGAGCTGTTCAAGAACGGCGTGACCCTGGTCGCCACCTCGAACATCGTGCCGGACGGCCTGTACAAGGACGGCCTGCAGCGGGCGCGCTTCCTGCCGGCCATCGCGCTGATCAAGGAACACACTGAAATCGTCAACGTCGACAGCGGCGTCGACTACCGCCTGCGTCACCTCGAACAAGCGGAGCTGTTCCACTTTCCGCTGGATGCCGCTGCCCAAGAGAGCCTGCGCAAGAGCTTCCGCGCCCTGACGCCGGAATGCACCCAGGCCGTGGAAAATGATGTATTGGTCATCGAAAATCGCGAAATCCGCGCCGTGCGTACGTGCGATGACGTGGCCTGGTTCGACTTCCGCGAACTGTGTGACGGGCCCCGCAGCCAGAACGATTACATCGAACTGGGCAAGATCTTCCACGCCGTGCTGCTGAGCAATGTCGAGCAGATGAGCGTCACCACCGACGACATCGCCCGCCGTTTCATCAACATGGTCGACGAGTTCTACGACCGTAACGTGAAGCTGATCATTTCGGCCGAAGTCGAACTCAAGGACCTCTACACCGGCGGTCGCTTGACCTTCGAATTCCAGCGGACCCTGAGTCGCCTGCTGGAAATGCAGTCCCACGAATTCCTGGCGCGGGCGCATAAGCCGTAG
- a CDS encoding GlxA family transcriptional regulator produces MASLRYGKQLGHGLTPAFETRLVSPDGKPVNSFSDVIMPVDGGLDNTDVIILPAFWDDFATLCQRYPQVLPWLREQHARGAVLCGEATGVFWLAEAGLLDGKEATTYWRFFNAFKERFPQVHLNQDKHLTDADNLFCAGGTTSACDLYIYLIERFCGANVAQAVARDILYEVQRSYSPGRIGFGGQKLHQDVIILQIQQWLEEHFADKFRFEDVAREHGMSIRNFMRRFQTATGDKPLHYLQRLRIETAKGLLSGSRKSIKTISYEVGYDDASFFARLFRQHTDLSPNQYRQQFQQAA; encoded by the coding sequence CTGGCCAGCCTGCGCTATGGCAAACAACTGGGCCACGGCCTGACGCCGGCTTTTGAAACCCGACTGGTCAGCCCCGATGGCAAACCGGTGAACAGCTTCAGCGATGTAATCATGCCGGTGGACGGTGGCCTGGATAACACTGATGTCATCATCCTGCCGGCCTTCTGGGATGATTTCGCCACCCTCTGCCAACGTTATCCCCAGGTCCTGCCTTGGCTGCGAGAACAACACGCGCGCGGCGCGGTACTCTGCGGCGAAGCCACCGGGGTGTTCTGGCTGGCGGAGGCCGGGCTGCTCGACGGCAAGGAAGCCACCACCTACTGGCGTTTCTTCAATGCCTTCAAGGAACGCTTCCCCCAGGTACACCTGAACCAGGACAAGCACCTGACCGACGCCGACAACCTGTTCTGCGCCGGCGGCACGACCTCAGCCTGCGACCTCTACATTTACCTCATTGAACGCTTCTGTGGCGCCAACGTCGCCCAGGCCGTAGCGCGGGACATCTTGTATGAGGTGCAACGCAGCTATTCGCCAGGACGGATCGGCTTCGGCGGGCAGAAACTGCACCAGGACGTGATCATCCTCCAGATCCAGCAATGGCTCGAAGAGCACTTCGCCGATAAATTCCGCTTCGAGGATGTTGCCCGGGAACATGGCATGAGCATCCGCAATTTCATGCGCCGCTTCCAGACCGCCACGGGCGACAAACCGCTGCATTACCTGCAACGGCTGCGGATCGAAACCGCCAAGGGCCTGCTCTCCGGTAGCCGCAAGAGCATCAAGACCATCAGCTATGAAGTTGGCTATGACGACGCGAGCTTTTTCGCCCGGCTGTTCCGGCAACATACCGACCTGTCGCCGAACCAGTATCGGCAGCAGTTTCAGCAGGCGGCATGA
- a CDS encoding acyl-CoA dehydrogenase family protein: MIPRTLFSPEHELFRDSVRTFLEKEAVPYHSQWEKQGHVDRQLWNKAGEAGMLCSHLPEAYGGLDADFLYSTVVIEEIGRLGLTGIGFSLHSDIVAPYILHYGSEALKHKYLPKLVSGEMVTAIAMTEPGAGSDLQGVKTTAVLDGDEYVINGSKTFITNGFLADLVIVVAKTDPKAGAKGTSLFLVEAGTLGFEKGKRLEKVGMKAQDTSELFFQDVRVPKENLLGQAGMGFAYLMQELPQERLTVAIGGLASAEAALQWTLDYTRERKAFGKSIADFQNTRFKLAEMATEIQIGRVFVDRCLELHLQGKLDVPTAAMAKYWGTDLQCKVLDECVQLHGGYGFMWEYPIARAWADARVQRIYAGTNEIMKEIIARSL, from the coding sequence ATGATCCCCAGAACACTGTTCAGTCCCGAACACGAATTGTTTCGCGACAGCGTACGAACCTTCCTCGAAAAAGAAGCCGTGCCGTACCACAGCCAGTGGGAAAAACAGGGACATGTCGATCGCCAGCTCTGGAACAAGGCAGGGGAGGCGGGCATGTTGTGCTCGCACCTTCCAGAAGCCTATGGGGGGCTGGACGCCGATTTTCTCTACAGCACGGTGGTGATCGAGGAAATCGGCCGCCTGGGGCTGACGGGGATCGGGTTCTCGCTGCATTCCGACATCGTCGCGCCGTACATTCTGCATTACGGCAGTGAGGCGCTGAAACACAAGTACCTGCCGAAACTGGTGTCCGGCGAAATGGTCACGGCCATCGCCATGACCGAGCCGGGCGCCGGTTCCGACCTGCAAGGGGTGAAGACCACGGCGGTGCTGGACGGCGACGAATACGTCATCAACGGCTCGAAGACGTTCATCACCAATGGTTTCCTGGCGGACCTGGTGATCGTGGTCGCCAAGACCGATCCGAAGGCCGGCGCCAAGGGCACCAGCCTGTTCCTGGTGGAGGCGGGCACGCTGGGTTTTGAAAAGGGCAAACGCCTGGAAAAAGTCGGCATGAAGGCCCAGGACACGTCGGAATTGTTCTTCCAGGATGTCCGCGTGCCGAAGGAGAACCTGCTGGGGCAGGCCGGCATGGGCTTCGCCTACTTGATGCAGGAGCTACCCCAGGAGCGCCTGACCGTCGCCATCGGCGGCCTGGCATCGGCTGAAGCGGCGCTGCAATGGACTCTGGACTACACCCGCGAGCGCAAGGCATTTGGCAAATCCATCGCGGACTTCCAGAACACCCGTTTCAAGCTCGCGGAAATGGCCACCGAAATCCAGATCGGCCGGGTCTTCGTCGACCGCTGCCTGGAATTGCACCTGCAAGGCAAGCTGGACGTGCCGACGGCGGCGATGGCCAAGTACTGGGGCACCGACCTGCAATGCAAGGTGCTCGACGAGTGCGTGCAGTTGCATGGCGGCTACGGCTTCATGTGGGAATACCCGATTGCCCGGGCGTGGGCGGATGCGCGGGTGCAGCGGATCTATGCCGGGACCAATGAGATCATGAAGGAGATCATTGCGCGGTCGCTTTGA
- a CDS encoding NADP(H)-dependent aldo-keto reductase, with translation MDYRPLGRTDLNVSALCLGTMTWGEQNSEAEAFAQIERAKGAGINFIDTAEMYPVPPKAETYATTERYIGNYFKSRGDRADWILASKIAGPGNTIDYIRDKNLKHNRRHIVEAVDASLKRLQTDYIDLYQLHWPERSTNFFGQLGYQHKADETFTPLEETLEALDEQVRAGKIRHIGLSNETPWGTMKFLALAEARGWPRAVSIQNPYNLLNRSFEIGLSEIAIREQCGLLAYSPLAFGFLSGKYENGARPAKGRLTLYSRFMRYFNPQSEAACSRYVALAREHGLDPAQMALAFVTRQPFVTSNIIGATTLEQLDSNIASFDLKLSDEVLAGIEAIHKDQPNPAP, from the coding sequence ATGGACTATCGCCCGCTAGGCCGTACCGATCTGAACGTAAGTGCCCTGTGCCTCGGAACCATGACCTGGGGTGAGCAGAACAGCGAGGCCGAGGCCTTCGCCCAGATCGAACGCGCCAAGGGTGCCGGCATCAATTTCATCGACACCGCCGAGATGTACCCGGTGCCGCCCAAGGCCGAAACCTACGCCACCACCGAGCGCTACATCGGCAATTACTTCAAGAGTCGCGGCGATCGTGCCGACTGGATCCTGGCGAGCAAGATCGCCGGCCCCGGCAACACTATCGACTACATCCGCGACAAGAACCTCAAGCACAACCGCCGCCACATCGTCGAAGCCGTGGACGCCAGCCTCAAGCGCCTGCAAACCGACTACATCGACCTCTATCAGTTGCACTGGCCCGAGCGCAGCACCAACTTCTTCGGTCAACTGGGCTACCAGCACAAGGCCGACGAAACGTTCACCCCGCTGGAGGAAACCCTCGAAGCCCTGGACGAACAGGTTCGCGCCGGCAAGATCCGCCATATCGGCCTGTCCAACGAAACGCCGTGGGGCACCATGAAGTTCCTTGCCCTGGCCGAGGCCCGTGGCTGGCCGCGAGCGGTGTCGATCCAGAACCCGTACAACCTGCTCAACCGCAGCTTCGAGATCGGCCTGTCGGAAATCGCCATTCGCGAGCAATGCGGCTTGCTGGCTTATTCGCCACTGGCGTTCGGCTTTCTGTCGGGCAAATACGAAAACGGCGCACGGCCAGCCAAGGGCCGCCTGACGCTGTACAGCCGCTTCATGCGTTACTTCAACCCGCAATCGGAAGCGGCGTGCAGCCGTTATGTGGCCCTGGCCCGCGAACATGGCCTGGACCCGGCGCAGATGGCCCTGGCGTTCGTCACCCGGCAGCCGTTCGTGACCAGCAACATCATTGGCGCCACCACGCTGGAGCAACTGGACAGCAACATTGCCAGCTTCGACCTGAAGCTGTCGGACGAAGTGCTGGCGGGGATCGAGGCGATTCACAAGGATCAGCCGAACCCGGCCCCTTGA
- the rplM gene encoding 50S ribosomal protein L13: MKTFTAKPETVKRDWFVVDAAGQTLGRLATEIASRLRGKHKPEYTPHVDTGDYIVVINAEQVRVTGAKTTDKMYYSHSGFPGGIKSINFEKLIAKAPERVIETAVKGMLPKNPLGRDMYRKLKVYAGAAHPHTAQQPQELKF; this comes from the coding sequence ATGAAAACTTTTACTGCTAAACCGGAAACAGTAAAGCGCGACTGGTTTGTCGTCGACGCTGCTGGTCAGACCCTGGGTCGTCTGGCCACCGAAATCGCGAGCCGTCTGCGTGGCAAGCACAAGCCTGAGTACACCCCTCACGTTGACACCGGTGACTACATCGTCGTGATCAACGCTGAGCAAGTACGTGTTACTGGCGCTAAAACCACTGACAAAATGTACTACTCCCACTCCGGTTTTCCTGGCGGCATCAAGTCGATCAACTTTGAAAAGCTGATCGCCAAAGCCCCTGAGCGCGTGATCGAGACCGCGGTTAAAGGCATGCTGCCTAAAAACCCACTGGGTCGCGACATGTATCGTAAGCTGAAGGTTTATGCGGGCGCTGCTCACCCTCATACTGCTCAGCAGCCCCAAGAACTGAAGTTTTAA
- the rpsI gene encoding 30S ribosomal protein S9, which produces MSATQNYGTGRRKTATARVFLRPGTGNISINNRSLDNFFGRETARMVVRQPLELTETVEKFDIYVTVIGGGVSGQAGAIRHGITRALMDYDETLRGALRKAGFVTRDAREVERKKVGLRKARKRPQYSKR; this is translated from the coding sequence ATGTCGGCGACTCAAAATTACGGCACTGGCCGTCGCAAGACTGCAACCGCACGCGTTTTCCTGCGTCCGGGCACTGGTAATATCTCCATCAACAACCGCTCCCTGGATAACTTCTTCGGCCGCGAAACTGCCCGCATGGTAGTTCGTCAGCCGCTGGAACTGACCGAGACCGTCGAAAAATTCGACATCTACGTCACCGTTATCGGTGGTGGTGTAAGTGGTCAAGCTGGCGCAATCCGCCACGGCATCACTCGCGCCCTGATGGATTACGACGAGACTCTGCGTGGTGCTCTGCGCAAAGCCGGCTTCGTAACTCGCGATGCTCGCGAAGTTGAACGTAAGAAAGTCGGTCTGCGTAAAGCGCGTAAGCGTCCGCAGTACTCGAAGCGTTAA
- the petA gene encoding ubiquinol-cytochrome c reductase iron-sulfur subunit: protein MSNDGVNAGRRRFLVAATSVVGAAGAVGAAVPFVGSWFPSAKAKAAGAPVKVNVSKIEPGQQMIAEWRGQPVFIVRRTEEILGNLKKIEGQLSDPSSKNSTQPTYVDPQTRSIKPEVLLLIGICTHLGCSPTFRPEVAPADLGKDWVGGYFCPCHGSHYDLAGRVYKSQPAPLNLPVPPHSYETDDIIVVGVDTEKA from the coding sequence ATGAGCAATGACGGCGTGAATGCAGGCCGGCGTCGCTTCCTGGTAGCAGCCACATCCGTGGTGGGTGCTGCAGGAGCGGTGGGGGCTGCGGTCCCGTTCGTGGGGTCATGGTTTCCCAGTGCCAAGGCGAAAGCCGCAGGTGCACCGGTGAAAGTGAATGTCAGCAAGATCGAGCCAGGCCAGCAGATGATTGCTGAGTGGCGCGGCCAGCCGGTGTTCATCGTCCGCCGTACAGAGGAAATCCTGGGGAATCTGAAAAAGATCGAGGGTCAGTTGTCCGACCCGTCCTCCAAGAACTCTACGCAACCGACCTATGTCGACCCGCAGACGCGTTCGATCAAGCCAGAGGTCCTGCTGCTGATCGGGATCTGTACGCACCTGGGTTGCTCGCCAACGTTCCGCCCTGAAGTGGCGCCTGCCGACTTGGGCAAGGACTGGGTCGGTGGTTATTTCTGCCCTTGCCACGGCTCCCACTACGACCTGGCCGGTCGCGTCTACAAGTCGCAGCCTGCACCTCTGAACCTGCCAGTTCCCCCGCATTCCTATGAGACCGATGACATCATTGTCGTTGGCGTCGATACGGAGAAAGCGTGA
- a CDS encoding cytochrome b — protein sequence MSKFMDWVDARFPATKMWEDHLSKYYAPKNFNFFYFFGSLALLVLVNQIVTGVWLTMSYTPSAEEAFASVEYIMRDVEYGSILRLLHSTGASAFFIVVYLHMFRGLLYGSYQKPRELVWVFGMLIYLALMAEAFMGYLLPWGQMSYWGAQVIISLFGAIPVIGDDLTQWIRGDYLISGITLNRFFALHVVALPIVILGLVVLHILALHEVGSNNPDGVDIKKHKDENGVPLDGIAFHPYYTVKDIVGVVVFLFIFCSIVFFFPEMGGYFLEKPNFEQANAFKTPEHIAPVWYFTPFYAILRAIPDKLMGVIAMGAAIAVLFVLPWLDRSPVKSMRYKGWLSKIWLVVFCISFVILGVLGVLAPTPGRTLLSQVCTFLYFAYFILMPFYTRLEKTKPVPERVTG from the coding sequence ATGAGCAAATTCATGGATTGGGTTGATGCGCGCTTTCCCGCGACCAAAATGTGGGAAGACCATCTCAGCAAGTACTACGCTCCGAAGAACTTCAACTTCTTCTACTTCTTTGGCTCCCTGGCGCTGCTCGTTCTGGTCAACCAGATCGTCACCGGTGTCTGGCTGACCATGAGCTACACCCCGTCGGCGGAAGAAGCGTTTGCCTCCGTCGAATACATCATGCGCGACGTCGAGTACGGCTCGATCCTGCGTCTGCTGCACTCCACCGGCGCTTCGGCGTTCTTCATCGTGGTCTACCTGCACATGTTCCGTGGCCTGCTCTACGGTTCGTACCAGAAGCCTCGCGAGCTGGTGTGGGTCTTCGGCATGCTGATCTACCTGGCGCTGATGGCCGAGGCCTTCATGGGCTACCTGCTGCCGTGGGGCCAGATGTCCTACTGGGGTGCCCAGGTGATCATCTCGCTGTTCGGTGCGATCCCGGTCATCGGTGACGACCTGACCCAGTGGATTCGCGGTGACTACCTGATCTCGGGCATTACCCTGAACCGCTTCTTCGCCCTGCACGTGGTCGCCCTGCCGATCGTGATCCTTGGCCTGGTGGTTCTGCACATCCTGGCCTTGCACGAAGTCGGCTCGAACAACCCCGATGGCGTGGACATCAAGAAGCACAAGGACGAGAACGGTGTACCGCTGGATGGCATCGCCTTCCACCCGTACTACACCGTGAAAGATATCGTCGGCGTGGTGGTCTTCCTGTTCATCTTCTGCTCCATCGTGTTCTTCTTCCCGGAAATGGGTGGTTACTTCCTCGAGAAGCCGAACTTCGAGCAGGCGAACGCGTTCAAGACCCCTGAGCATATTGCCCCGGTCTGGTACTTCACGCCGTTCTACGCGATTTTGCGGGCGATCCCGGACAAGCTGATGGGCGTTATCGCCATGGGCGCGGCCATCGCAGTGCTGTTCGTCCTGCCGTGGCTGGACCGCAGCCCTGTCAAATCGATGCGCTACAAAGGCTGGCTGAGCAAGATCTGGCTGGTGGTGTTCTGCATCTCGTTCGTGATCCTGGGTGTGTTGGGTGTGCTGGCGCCAACGCCGGGTCGGACGCTGCTGTCGCAGGTCTGCACCTTCCTGTACTTCGCCTACTTCATTCTGATGCCGTTCTACACAAGGCTCGAGAAGACCAAACCGGTTCCGGAAAGGGTGACTGGCTGA
- a CDS encoding cytochrome c1, translating to MKKLFAVLILAAMPVLSFAAEHGGPELEKVDIDVSDKAAMQDGARTFANYCMGCHSAKFQRYERVADDLGIPHEVMLEKLVFTGAKLGDHMTIGMQPADAKTWFGAAPPDLTLVARVRGTDWLYGYLRSFYEDPARPWGVNNKVFPNVGMPNVLVGLQGRQVVGCKQVQIVEGGKKQFDPLTGTALTHEACDQLTVLPNTGSLTPEQFDEKVKNLVTFLAYSANPVKLEHQRIGTYVLLYLAFFFVFAYLLKREYWKDVH from the coding sequence ATGAAAAAGCTATTTGCTGTACTGATTCTTGCTGCCATGCCTGTATTGTCCTTCGCGGCTGAACACGGTGGTCCAGAGCTGGAAAAGGTCGACATCGACGTTTCCGACAAAGCTGCCATGCAGGACGGCGCACGTACGTTCGCCAACTACTGCATGGGTTGCCACAGTGCCAAGTTCCAGCGCTACGAGCGTGTTGCCGATGACCTGGGCATTCCTCATGAAGTGATGCTCGAGAAACTGGTGTTCACCGGTGCCAAGCTGGGCGATCACATGACCATCGGCATGCAGCCTGCGGATGCCAAGACCTGGTTCGGTGCCGCGCCGCCGGACCTGACCCTTGTCGCCCGTGTGCGTGGGACTGACTGGCTTTATGGTTACCTGCGTTCGTTCTACGAAGATCCTGCGCGTCCATGGGGCGTGAACAACAAGGTCTTCCCGAACGTCGGCATGCCTAACGTACTGGTCGGCCTCCAGGGGCGCCAGGTGGTAGGCTGCAAACAGGTTCAGATCGTTGAGGGCGGCAAAAAGCAATTCGACCCGCTGACCGGCACCGCTTTGACTCATGAAGCCTGCGACCAGCTGACTGTATTGCCGAATACCGGCAGCCTGACGCCGGAGCAGTTCGACGAGAAGGTCAAGAACCTGGTGACCTTCCTGGCCTACTCGGCCAATCCGGTGAAGCTGGAGCATCAGCGCATCGGTACCTATGTATTGCTGTACCTGGCGTTCTTCTTCGTATTCGCGTACCTGCTCAAGCGTGAATACTGGAAAGACGTGCATTGA
- a CDS encoding glutathione S-transferase N-terminal domain-containing protein gives MGVTNRLACYSDPADHYSHRVRIVLAEKGVSAEIIYVEAGRQPPKLIEVNPYGSLPTLVDRDLALWESTVVMEYLDERYPHPPLLPVYPVARANSRLLIHRIQRDWCGLVDLILDSRTKEPARVVARKELRESLTGVSPLFVDKPFFLSEEQSLVDCCLLPILWRLPILGIELPRPAKPLLDYMERQFAREAFQASLSGVERDMR, from the coding sequence ATGGGCGTGACCAATCGGTTGGCCTGTTACTCCGACCCCGCCGACCACTATTCCCACCGGGTACGCATCGTACTGGCAGAGAAGGGTGTCAGCGCCGAGATCATTTACGTCGAAGCGGGCCGTCAGCCGCCGAAGCTGATCGAGGTGAACCCTTACGGCAGCCTGCCTACGCTGGTCGATCGTGACCTGGCATTGTGGGAGTCGACCGTGGTGATGGAATATCTGGATGAGCGTTATCCGCATCCGCCTTTGCTGCCGGTGTACCCTGTTGCACGTGCCAATAGCCGTTTGCTGATCCATCGCATCCAGCGTGACTGGTGCGGGTTGGTGGATCTGATCCTGGATTCCCGGACCAAGGAGCCGGCGCGGGTCGTGGCACGCAAGGAATTGCGTGAAAGCCTGACGGGCGTATCGCCGCTATTCGTCGATAAGCCGTTTTTCCTCAGTGAGGAACAAAGTCTGGTGGATTGCTGCCTATTGCCCATACTCTGGCGTTTGCCGATTCTGGGTATCGAACTGCCGCGGCCTGCCAAGCCGCTGCTTGATTATATGGAGCGCCAATTCGCGCGTGAGGCTTTCCAGGCGAGTCTGTCTGGTGTCGAACGTGACATGCGCTAA
- a CDS encoding ClpXP protease specificity-enhancing factor: MNSSRPYLVRALYEWIVDNDCTPHMLVNAEFPSVQVPQGFANDGQIVLNVSPAAVRHLHMDNDAVSFEGRFGGVPHTLYVPVAAILGIYARENGQGMVFELEAPLDGEEEFEPDDDLPPPDDEPPRPSGRPSLKVVK, from the coding sequence ATGAACTCCAGTCGACCTTATCTGGTCCGCGCGCTCTACGAGTGGATTGTGGACAATGATTGCACCCCGCACATGTTGGTCAATGCCGAATTTCCGTCGGTGCAGGTGCCGCAGGGTTTTGCCAATGATGGGCAGATTGTCCTGAACGTGTCGCCAGCCGCTGTGCGTCACCTGCACATGGATAATGACGCCGTCAGCTTTGAAGGGCGCTTCGGTGGTGTGCCGCACACCCTGTACGTGCCAGTTGCTGCGATTCTGGGGATTTATGCCCGGGAGAATGGCCAGGGCATGGTGTTTGAGCTGGAAGCGCCGTTGGACGGTGAAGAAGAGTTCGAGCCGGATGATGACCTGCCACCACCGGATGACGAGCCGCCGCGTCCTAGCGGTAGGCCTAGTCTTAAGGTGGTGAAGTAG
- a CDS encoding BON domain-containing protein, whose translation MTPNRLGLLALTLCLGISGCTSVVNASREKPIEDDRGTRTFGSKIDDSLIETKVGVNIAKADPDLDNNSHIVVTSFNGVVLLAGQTPRADLKAKAEQEASAVQRVKTVHNELQVLQPSSLLARQNDAWLTTKIKTQMLTDASIPGSRIKVVTENGIVYLLGLLTKKEAAQATNLVQGVSGVQKIVKLFEYID comes from the coding sequence ATGACCCCTAATCGCCTAGGCCTTCTGGCCCTGACCCTGTGCCTCGGCATCAGCGGCTGCACATCGGTGGTTAACGCCAGCCGGGAAAAGCCGATTGAAGATGACCGTGGCACCCGCACCTTCGGCAGCAAGATCGACGACTCCCTGATCGAAACCAAAGTGGGAGTGAACATCGCCAAGGCCGACCCGGACCTGGACAACAACTCGCACATCGTCGTCACCAGCTTCAACGGTGTCGTGTTGCTGGCGGGCCAGACCCCACGCGCAGACCTCAAGGCCAAGGCCGAGCAGGAAGCGAGCGCTGTACAGCGGGTCAAGACCGTGCATAACGAATTGCAGGTCTTGCAGCCTTCCTCGCTGCTGGCTCGCCAGAACGATGCGTGGCTGACCACCAAGATCAAGACCCAGATGCTCACCGATGCCAGCATTCCTGGCTCACGCATCAAGGTTGTGACCGAGAATGGCATCGTTTATCTGCTGGGTTTGCTGACCAAGAAAGAGGCCGCCCAGGCGACCAACCTGGTGCAGGGTGTGTCCGGGGTGCAGAAGATCGTCAAGTTGTTTGAATATATCGATTAA